The following coding sequences are from one Oncorhynchus nerka isolate Pitt River linkage group LG6, Oner_Uvic_2.0, whole genome shotgun sequence window:
- the LOC115130685 gene encoding N-alpha-acetyltransferase 15, NatA auxiliary subunit, giving the protein MPSITLPPKENALFKRILRCYEHKQYRNGLKFCKQILSNPKFTEHGETLAMKGLTLNCLGKKEDAYELVRRGLRNDLKSHVCWHVYGLLQRSDKKYDEAIKCYRNALKWDKDNLQILRDLSLLQIQMRDLEGYRETRYQLLQLRPAQRASWIGYAVAYHLLEDFEMAAKIVEEFRKTQQTSPDKVDYEYSELLLYQNQVLREAGLFKEALEHLTTYEKQICDKLAVEETRGELLLQLDRSEEATEVYRQLQERNPENWAYYQGLEKALKPASIEERQKLYEEAWVKYPKGLVPRRLPLTFLTGEKFRECLDCYLRTNFSKGCPPVFTTLKSLYHDKEKVSIVEELVVGYDTCLKSCRMFNQNDGGKEEPPTTLLWVQYFLAQHFDHVGQQTLALDYINTAIESTPTLIELFLIKAKIYKHAGNIKEAARWMDEAQALDTADRFINSKCAKYMLKAGLVKEAEEMCSKFTREGASAVENLNEMQCMWYQTECALAYKSMNKFGDALKKCHEIERHFVEITDDQFDFHTYCMRKMTLRSYVDLLKLEDVLRMHPFYYKAARTAIQIYLGLHDNPLTDDNKEHQADAENLNDKELKKLRNKQRRAQKKAQLEEEKKNAEKEKQLKNQKKKKEDDDEEIGGPKEELIPDKLAKVENPLEEAVKFLTPLKNLVKNKIETHLLAFEIYFRKEKYLLMLQSVKRAFSMEPSHPWLHQCLVRFFKGVSDSKDLPQAVRTVLKQEISRLFGESNPQSFNKNYLSQHSNSIPHRVAAAKMMFYLDPSSDKMASELATALDESLNGRSITICTEVLEALRDGNLGDGQQKAAEVYRAACNKLYPHTLAFMPPGYEDNASTINANGDLSAGEHDDMANDM; this is encoded by the exons AGATGCTACGAGCACAAGCAGTACAGAAATGGACTCAAGTTCTGCAAACAGATCCTCTCCAACCCAAAGTTCACAGAGCATGGAG AGACACTGGCGATGAAAGGCCTGACCCTGAACTGTTTGGGGAAGAAGGAGGATGCGTATGAGCTGGTGAGACGAGGCCTGCGCAACGACCTCAAGAGCCATGTCT GCTGGCATGTGTACGGTCTGCTGCAGCGGTCGGATAAGAAGTACGACGAGGCCATCAAGTGCTACCGCAACGCTCTGAAGTGGGACAAAGACAACCTGCAGATCCTCAGGGATCTTTCACTGCTCCAAATCCAGATGAGAGACCTGGAGGGCTACAGG GAGACCCGCTATCAGCTCCTGCAGCTGCGTCCAGCGCAGAGGGCCTCGTGGATCGGCTACGCCGTGGCCTACCACCTGCTGGAAGACTTTGAGATGGCCGCCAAGATCGTCGAAGAATTCCGCAAAACACAACAG ACATCGCCGGACAAAGTGGACTACGAGTACAGTGAGCTGCTGCTGTACCAGAACCAGGTGCTCAGGGAGGCGGGGCTGTTCAAGGAAGCACTGGAGCACCTCACCACCTACGAGAAACAGATCTGTGACAAGCTTGctgtggaggagaccagag GAGAGCTGCTGCTGCAGCTAGATCGCTCGGAGGAGGCCACAGAAGTCTACCGACAACTCCAGGAGAGGAACCCTGAGAACTGGGCCTACTACCAGGGTCTGGAGAAAGCACTGAAACCAG CTAGCATAGAGGAGAGGCAGAAGCTCTATGAGGAGGCATGGGTGAAGTATCCCAAAGGACTGGTTCCCCGGAGGCTGCCTCTCACTTTCCTCACAG GTGAGAAGTTCCGTGAATGCCTGGACTGCTATCTGAGGACCAACTTCAGTAAAGGCTGTCCGCCTGTCTTCACCACTCTGAAGTCCCTGTATCACGACAAGGAAAAG GTGTCAATCGTTGAAGAATTAGTGGTTGGATATGACACGTGTTTGAAAAGCTGTCGAATGTTCAATCAAAATG ATGGTGGTAAGGAGGAGCCCCCCACCACACTACTGTGGGTCCAGTATTTCCTGGCGCAGCACTTTGACCACGTGGGCCAGCAGACGCTAGCCCTGGACTACATCAACACAGCCATCGAGAGCACACCCACGCTCATAGAACTGTTCCTCATCAAGGCCAAGATATACAAG CATGCAGGTAACATAAAGGAAGCAGCCAGGTGGATGGACGAGGCCCAGGCTCTGGACACTGCTGACCGCTTCATCAACTCAAAATGTGCCAAGTACATGTTGAAGGCCGGCCTGGTCAAAGAGGCTGAGGAGATGTGCTCAAAGTTCACAcgg GAGGGTGCGTCGGCGGTAGAGAATCTCAATGAGATGCAGTGTATGTGGTACCAGACAGAATGTGCTCTGGCCTACAAGTCCATGAACAAATTTGGAGACGCTCTCAAGAAGTGCCATGAGATCGAGAGG CATTTTGTGGAGATCACGGACGACCAGTTTGACTTCCACACGTACTGCATGAGGAAGATGACGCTGCGATCCTACGTGGACCTGCTCAAGTTGGAGGACGTGCTGCGCATGCATCCCTTCTACTACAAAGCTGCCCGCACCGCCATCCAGATATACCTTGGCCTGCACGACAACCCCCTCACCGACGACAACAAGGAACACCAGGCCGACGCCG AGAACCTGAATGACAAAGAGCTGAAGAAGCTGAGGAACAAGCAGAGACGAGCCCAGAAGAAAGCCCAactagaggaggagaagaagaacgcCGAGAAGGAGAAACAGCTGAAGAaccagaagaagaagaaagaggacGACGACGAGGAGATCGGAGGACCCAAGGAGGAGCTCATACCAGACAAACTAGCCAAG GTGGAGAACCCACTCGAGGAGGCAGTGAAGTTTTTAACCCCCCTGAAAAACCTGGTGAAGAACAAGATTGAGACCCACCTCCTGGCCTTTGAGATCTATTTCAGGAAAG AGAAGTACCTGCTGATGTTGCAGTCAGTGAAGAGAGCGTTCTCCATGGAGCCCTCCCACCCGTGGCTGCACCAGTGTCTAGTGCGCTTCTTCAAAGGAG TGTCAGACAGTAAGGACCTACCACAGGCTGTGCGGACTGTTTTGAAGCAGGAGATATCGCGGCTGTTTGGGGAGAGCAACCCACAGAGCTTCAACAAGAACTACCTGAGCCAACACTCCAACTCTATACCACACCGTGTGGCTG CTGCTAAGATGATGTTCTATCTGGACCCGTCCTCGGACAAGATGGCCTCTGAGCTGGCTACAGCGCTGGATGAGTCCCTCAATGGGAGAAGCATCACG ATCTGCACAGAGGTGCTGGAGGCGCTGCGTGATGGGAATCTGGGCGACGGGCAGCAGAAGGCAGCGGAGGTGTACCGCGCCGCATGTAACAAGCTGTACCCCCACACCCTGGCCTTCATGCCCCCTGGTTACGAGGACAACGCCTCCACCATCAACGCCAACGGAGACCTGTCAGCCGGCGAGCACGACGACATGGCAAATGACATgtga
- the LOC115130684 gene encoding ras-related protein Rab-33B-like, with amino-acid sequence MASVESSMEFTSSLTVSSHLPPPRTRIFKIIVIGDSGVGKTCLTYRFCAGKFPEKTEATIGVDFREKLIEIDGETIKVQLWDTAGQERFRKSMVQHYYRNVHAVVFVYDVTSAASFRSLPTWIEECKQHALGQEVPRILVGNKCDLQNSVQVGTDLAQQFADAHSMPLFETSAKNPSSDGSGDSIRGSSDHVEAIFMTVAHKLKSQKPLILSQLPRGVLGGDTVTLIRGRDEGEEKVSWTCSC; translated from the exons ATGGCAAGTGTGGAGTCGTCAATGGAATTCACCAGTTCGCTGACTGTCTCGTCTCATCTCCCGCCACCACGTACACGGATTTTCAAGATCATAGTGATTGGGGACTCCGGGGTGGGCAAGACCTGCCTCACCTACCGATTCTGTGCTGGCAAGTTTCCGGAGAAAACCGAGGCCACTATCGGGGTGGACTTTCGGGAGAAACTTATCGAGATTGACGGCGAGACAATCAAG gTCCAGCTATGGGACACAGCGGGCCAGGAGCGCTTTCGTAAGAGCATGGTACAGCACTACTACCGCAATGTGCACGCTGTGGTGTTTGTGTACGACGTGACCAGCGCCGCCAGCTTCCGCAGCCTCCCGACCTGGATCGAGGAGTGTAAGCAGCACGCCCTGGGCCAGGAGGTCCCGAGGATCCTGGTGGGGAACAAGTGTGACCTGCAGAACTCTGTCCAGGTGGGCACGGACTTGGCCCAGCAGTTTGCAGACGCCCACTCTATGCCCCTGTTCGAGACATCCGCCAAGAACCCCAGCAGCGACGGTAGCGGAGACAGTATCCGGGGGAGCAGTGATCACGTGGAGGCCATCTTCATGACGGTGGCCCACAAGCTGAAGTCCCAGAAGCCTCTGATACTTAGCCAGCTGCCCAGGGGGGTGTTAGGGGGGGACACGGTAACCCTGATAAGGGGGAGGGACGAGGGCGAGGAGAAGGTGAGCTGGACCTGCAGctgctga
- the zgc:113425 gene encoding uncharacterized protein zgc:113425 isoform X2, producing MDRYRYFIFNQRSVVVLGILQVACAALCLVCGFIDAFFRKNTTLSETRAPVWAGLIMACPGTLALFASQRKNPVLVNVMIAVSVCSCVSVVMVSGYAFLTLTYGENDNEVFHHHNNLEVRFMLSRMVKGANATILLVCIVSLVLSSLIAFVGCRSLPLCGCYDGLTGLEILVPQNDPSPQTELVCTWQGGEDSVLNSPVNFSDRCPEEEEAPSKLPPYSRLT from the exons ATGGACCGCTACCGGTATTTCATCTTTAACCAGCGCAGTGTCGTCGTTCTGGGCATTCTGCAGGTAGCATGTGCGGCGCTGTGCTTGGTGTGCGGATTCATTGATGCGTTTTTTCGGAAAAACACCACACTCAGTGAAACTAGGGCACCTGTGTGGGCGGGTTTG ATTATGGCCTGCCCAGGTACGCTGGCGCTCTTTGCTTCCCAAAGGAAAAACCCAGTATTG GTGAATGTAATGATCGCTGTCTCGGTGTGCTCCTGTGTTTCCGTGGTGATGGTGTCAGGTTACGCCTTCCTAACTTTGACCTATGGCGAGAATGACAACGAGGTGTTCCACCATCACAACAACCTTGAAGTG AGGTTTATGCTGAGCCGGATGGTGAAAGGGGCCAATGCCACCATACTGTTGGTCTGTATCGTCAgcctggtcctctcctctctcatcgcCTTTGTAGGCTGTCGCAGTCTGCCCCTCTGTGGCTGCTACGATGGTCTCACTGGCCTG gagatATTGGTCCCTCAGAATGACCCCAGCCCACAGACTGAGCTTGTGTGTACATGGCAAG GTGGCGAAGACAGTGTGTTAAACTCTCCAGTGAACTTCAGCGACAGATGTCCTGAGGAAGAGGAGGCGCCCTCCAAACTCCCCCCCTACAGCAGACTCACCTGA
- the setd7 gene encoding histone-lysine N-methyltransferase SETD7, whose translation MKCRILQNRPQPVNSLRVSSTERATMDSDDDMEEVVEGPLDEDDQPHGFCTVTFSSSDRFEGHFTHGEKNGKGKFFFFDGSTLEGFYVDDALQGQGVYSYEDGGVLRGTYMDGDLNGPAQEFDSEGRLMFEGHYKDNNRCGECWIYYPDRGSVFGQVNEDGEMTGKAVAYVYPDGQTALYGSFVEGELIEARLAALVSMETTRPHFDVSSDSPVYSYDKSTSTCIATHTLLPDPYESKRVFVADSLISGAGEGLFAKMDVEANVVMAFYNGVRITHSEVDTRDWSLNGNTISLDEDTVIDVPQPFHQMDRYCASLGHKANHSFTPNCKYDPFVHPRFGPIKCVRTLQAVQRDEELTVAYGYDHEPSGKSGPEAPDWYKQELQAFQQRQATNRQ comes from the exons ATGAAGTGCAGAATATTACAAAATCGACCGCAACCCGTCAATTCTCTGCGCGTGTCATCCACGGAAAGGGCCACTATGGACAGCGATGATGATATGGAAGAAGTCGTTGAAG GCCCTCTGGATGAGGATGACCAGCCTCACGGGTTCTGTACAGTCACCTTCTCCTCCAGTGATCGCTTTGAAGGACATTTTACACATGGAGAAAAGAATGGGAAGGGCAAGTTCTTCTTTTTCGATGGCAG CACCTTGGAGGGGTTCTATGTGGACGATGCGTTACAGGGTCAGGGGGTATACTCGTACGAGGATGGAGGGGTCCTCCGTGGGACCTATATGGATGGGGACCTCAACGGCCCTGCACAGGAGTTTGACTCTGAGGGCCGGCTGATGTTTGAAGGCCATTACAAAGACAACAACCGCTGTGGGGAGTGTTGGATCTACTACCCT gaccGTGGCAGTGTATTTGGGCAGGTGAACGAGGATGGCGAGATGACCGGTAAAGCAGTGGCGTATGTTTACCCTGATGGCCAAACGGCTCTCTACGGGAGCTTCGTGGAGGGGGAGCTGATCGAGGCTCGACTCGCCGCCCTCGTTTCCATGGAGACCACCAGACCACACTTTGACGTTTCATCTGACA GCCCTGTGTACTCCTATGATAAATCCACTTCCACCTGTATCGCTACCCACACTCTTCTTCCAGACCCCTATGAAAGCAAAAg GGTATTTGTGGCAGACTCGCTGATCTCAGGAGCAGGAGAAGGCTTGTTTGCCAAGATGGATGTTGAGGCCAATGTTGTAATGGCCTTTTACAACGGAGTACGCATCACACACTCAGAg GTAGACACTAGGGATTGGTCCCTGAACGGGAATACCATCTCCCTGGATGAGGACACGGTGATCGACGTTCCACAGCCCTTCCACCAGATGGACAGATACTGTGCCTCGCTGGGACACAAGGCCAACCACTCCTTCACCCCAAACTGCAAATACGACCC ATTCGTCCACCCTCGTTTTGGACCCATCAAGTGCGTCCGCACCCTGCAGGCGGTGCAGAGGGATGAGGAGCTGACTGTTGCCTATGGTTACGACCACGAGCCATCGGGGAAGAGCGGTCCGGAAGCACCAGACTGGTACAAACAGGAACTGCAGGCCTTCCAGCAAAGACAGGCTACCAACAGGCAGTAA
- the zgc:113425 gene encoding uncharacterized protein zgc:113425 isoform X1, with product MDRYRYFIFNQRSVVVLGILQVACAALCLVCGFIDAFFRKNTTLSETRAPVWAGLIMACPGTLALFASQRKNPVLVNVMIAVSVCSCVSVVMVSGYAFLTLTYGENDNEVFHHHNNLEVRFMLSRMVKGANATILLVCIVSLVLSSLIAFVGCRSLPLCGCYDGLTGLEILVPQNDPSPQTELVCTWQAGGEDSVLNSPVNFSDRCPEEEEAPSKLPPYSRLT from the exons ATGGACCGCTACCGGTATTTCATCTTTAACCAGCGCAGTGTCGTCGTTCTGGGCATTCTGCAGGTAGCATGTGCGGCGCTGTGCTTGGTGTGCGGATTCATTGATGCGTTTTTTCGGAAAAACACCACACTCAGTGAAACTAGGGCACCTGTGTGGGCGGGTTTG ATTATGGCCTGCCCAGGTACGCTGGCGCTCTTTGCTTCCCAAAGGAAAAACCCAGTATTG GTGAATGTAATGATCGCTGTCTCGGTGTGCTCCTGTGTTTCCGTGGTGATGGTGTCAGGTTACGCCTTCCTAACTTTGACCTATGGCGAGAATGACAACGAGGTGTTCCACCATCACAACAACCTTGAAGTG AGGTTTATGCTGAGCCGGATGGTGAAAGGGGCCAATGCCACCATACTGTTGGTCTGTATCGTCAgcctggtcctctcctctctcatcgcCTTTGTAGGCTGTCGCAGTCTGCCCCTCTGTGGCTGCTACGATGGTCTCACTGGCCTG gagatATTGGTCCCTCAGAATGACCCCAGCCCACAGACTGAGCTTGTGTGTACATGGCAAG CAGGTGGCGAAGACAGTGTGTTAAACTCTCCAGTGAACTTCAGCGACAGATGTCCTGAGGAAGAGGAGGCGCCCTCCAAACTCCCCCCCTACAGCAGACTCACCTGA